CTCGCTGAAGGGCGCGCATTTCATCGAGCTGTGCTGCCAGCGTGGCATTCCGCTTGTTTTCTTGCAGAACATCACCGGCTTCATGGTCGGCAAGAAATACGAGGCCGGCGGCATCGCGCGCGACGGCGCCAAGCTGGTGACGGCGGTCGCGACCGCCTCGGTGCCGAAATTCACCGTCGTGATCGGCGGCTCCTACGGCGCCGGCAATTACGGCATGTGCGGCCGCGCCTACTCGCCGCGCTTCCTCTGGATGTGGCCGAATGCGCGCATCTCGGTGATGGGAGGCGAGCAGGCCTCGATGGTACTGAGCCAGGTCCGCCGCGACAACATCGAGGCCAAGGGCGATAGCTGGTCCAGGGAAGACGAAGATAAATTCCGCGAGCCGATCCGCGCGCAATATGAGAGTCAGGGGCATCCGTATTATGCGACCGCGCGTCTCTGGGATGACGGCGTGATCGACCCGGCCGACACGCGCCTCGTGCTCGGCCTCGGCCTCTCGGCGGCGTCGAATGCGCCGATCGAACCGACGAAATTCGGCCTGTTCAGGATGTAATGCGATGGACCGCTCAAAGCTCTACCGGCGTTTCCGCACGCTCCTGATCGCCAACCGTGGCGAGATTGCCTGCCGCGTCATCCGCACCGCGCGCGCCATGGGGCTGCGTACGGTCGCGGTCTATTCCGAAGCCGATCGCGATGCGATGCATGTCGCGCTTGCCGATGAGGCGGTGCTGCTCGGGCCCGCGCGGGCGCGCGACAGCTACCTCAACATCGAGCGGCTGATCGAGGCCGCGCGCAAGACCGGCGCGGAAGCCGTGCATCCCGGCTACGGCTTCCTGTCGGAGAATGCCGAGTTCGCGCAGGCCTGCCTCGATGCAGGGCTCGTCTTCGTCGGTCCGACCGCCGAGATGATGAATGCGATGGGCTCGAAGTCCGGCTCGAAGGCGCTGATGGAGAAGGCCGGCGTGCCGCTGGTGCCCGGCTATCACGGCGAGGCCCAGGACGAGGCGACGCTTTCCAAGGCTGCGGACAAGATCGGATTCCCGATCCTGGTGAAGGCCTCCGCCGGTGGCGGCGGGCGCGGCATGCGCATCGTGCGCTCGGCGGACGAGCTGGGACCTGCAATCGTCAGCGCCAAGCGCGAGGCCAAGGCTGCGTTCGGCGACGACCGCATGCTGATCGAGAAATATGTCGACAATCCCCGGCATATCGAAGTGCAGGTGATCGGCGACAGCCACGGCAATCTGCTCTCGCTGTTCGAGCGCGAATGCACGCTGCAGCGCCGGCACCAGAAGGTGATCGAGGAGGCGCCGTCGCCGACGCTCAACGCGGCGCAACGCGAAACCGTCTGCGCCGCGGCGCGCAAGGCGGCGGGCGCGGTGAACTATGTCGGTGCCGGCACCATCGAATTCGTCTCCGACGGCAAGGACGTGTTCTTCATCGAGATGAACACGCGTCTCCAAGTCGAGCACCCCGTGACCGAGCTGATCACCGGCATCGACCTGGTCGAATGGCAGCTGCGCGTCGCCTTCGGGGAAGCGCTGCCGCTCAAGCAGGACGAGATCAAGCTCAACGGCCACGCCGTCGAGGCACGCGTCTACGCCGAGAACCCGACCAAGAACTTCATGCCGTCGGTCGGCAGGATCTCCACCTGGCGGCTGCCAGCGGAGACGGGGGGCTTGCGCATCGATGCCGGCTATCGCGAGGGCGATACGGTGTCGCCGTATTACGACGCCATGCTAGCCAAGATGATCGCCTGGGCGCCGACGCGCGATGTCGCGATCGACCGCCTGAACCGCGGGCTGGAGGTATCCGACGTTCGCGGCATCGTCACCAACATCCCCTTCCTGTCGGCGCTGATGACCCATCCGAAGGTGCGGACCAACGCGATCGACACCGGCTTCATCGAGCGCGAGCTGGCGGTGCTGACATCCGCATCGCCGGCCCCCGGCGAGCTCGAGCTCTGTGCTGCGGTCGCCGCCATCGTCAACGCGGAGCAGCAGGCCGCGCATGCGCAGGCGAACTCGCCCTGGCAGACCTTCGGCTGGCAGCCGGTCGGCCGCCGCCAGCGCAATTTTGCCTTCCGGGTTGGCCACGGGCCCGAGCAGAAGATTTCGCTCAACTACGGCAGCGGTCCCTCGACGCTGGTGATCGGCGAGCGCGAGCTGGCGTTCGCGATCGCTACGAAAGAGGGCGGCTTCGACCTGACGCTGGACGGCGTCAAATCGTCCGTCGCGGCCGTGATCGATGGTCATGAGCTGTATTTGCGCACCCGCAACGGCCGCTTCGACCTGCATTGGGTCGATCCGTTCGGCGGCGAGAGCGAGGAGCAGACCGGCGAGGACAAGATCGCGGCGCCGCTGCCGGGCACCGTCGTCGCCGTGCTCGCCGAGGAGGGGGCCAAGCTGGAGAAGGGCGCGCCCATCCTGACCCTCGAAGTCATGAAGATGGAGCAGACGCTGCGCGCGCCCTATGCCGGCGTGCTGAAATCCGTCAAATGCAAGGTCGGCGACATCGTGCAGGAGGGCATAGAGCTCGCCGTGGTCGAGCCGTCCGGAGAGTGACATGAGCGATTCCGTGCGCATCATCGAGATGGGGCCGCGCGACGGCCTCCAGAACGAGAAGACGCCCGTCAGCGTCGAGGCCCGCATCGCCTTCATCGAGGCGCTGGTCGGAGCTGGGCTCGATACGGTCGAGGTCGGCGCGTTCGTCTCGCCCAAGGCGATCCCGCAGATGGCGAGCTCGGATGCCGTGCTGCGTGGCGTTGCCCACGTGACCAACGCCGAATTCCACGTGCTGGTCCCGAACGAGAAGGGTTACGACGCCGCGCGCGCCGCCGGCGCCAAAGTCGTTTCCGTGTTCGCGGCGGCCTCGGAGGGCTTTTCGCGGGCGAACATCAACTGCACGGTCGCGGAGTCCATCGAGCGGTTCAGGCCGGTGCTGGCACGTGCCAAGGCTGACGGCGTGCCCGTGCGCGGCTATATCTCCTGCGTGCTCGGCTGTCCCTTCGACGGCGCGATCAAGCCGAAGGCAGTGGCCGATCTCGCGAGTACGCTGTTCGGGCTCGGCTGCTACGAGATTTCGCTCGGCGATACCGTCGGCGTCGGCACACCTGCCAAGGCGAAGGAGATGCTGCGCGCGGTCAGCGCGAACATCCCCGCAGCCAAGCTCGCGATGCATTTCCACGACACCTATGGCCAGGCGCTCGCCAATCTCTATGCGGGGATGGAGGAGGGCGTGCGCGTCATCGATGCCGCCGCGGGAGGCCTCGGCGGCTGTCCGTATGCGCCGGGCGCGACGGGCAACGTCGCGACCGAAGACGTCGTCTACATGCTCGAAGGCATGGGCATCCGCACCGGCGTCGACATGGACCGGCTGTTGGCTGCGACGAACGAGATGAGCCGCGTGCTGGGCAAGCCGCCCGTGAGCCGCGTGGCTTCCGCGCTGAACGCCAAGAAGAAGAGGGCGGCTTCCTAATTCTCCGTCATTGCGAGCGAAGCGAAGCAATCCAGAATCTTTCCGCAGCGGCAGTCTGGATTGCTTCGTCGCAAGGGCTCCTCGCAATGACGACTGAGAGAGTTTTCAAGCCGCCCTCAGGCCGACATCCGGCAGGCGCGGCCGGTTCTTGAGCGCCTTCGCCATCATGGCTTCGACCTCGGCCTTCTCCTGCGGCAATAGCGCGAGGCGCGGCGGACGGGTCAGCGCGGTGCCGCGGCCCATGATGTGCTCGCACAGCTTGATGCACTGGACGAGGTCCGGCCGTGCGTCGAGATGCAGGAGCGGCATGAACCATTCGTAGAGCGGCATCGCCTCCGCAAAGCGTCCCGCCTTGGCGAGGCGGAACAGCGTCTCGCCTTCGCGCGGGAAGGCGTTCGACATGCCAGAGACCCAGCCCACGGCGCCCATGGCGACGCTCTCAACGATGACGTCGTCGAGGCCCGCGAACAGGACGAAGCGGTCGCCGACCATGTTGCGGGTGTCGATGAAACGCCGCGTGTCGCCCGAGGAATCCTTGAAGCAGACCACGGTCTCGACGTCCGCGAGCGAGGCCAGGATGTCCGGCGTGACGTCGTTCTTGTAGATCGGCGGATTGTTGTAGAGCATCACCGGCAGGTCGGTGGCGCTGGCGACGGCGCGGAAATGCGCAGCAGTCTCGTGCGGCTTCGAGGAATAGACCAGCGCCGGCATCACCATCACGCCGTCGATGCCGACGCGCGCGGCTTCCTTGGCGGTCTCGACGGCAAAGGCGGTGGTGAACTCGGCGATGCCGCACAGCACGGGGACGCGGCCGTTCGCGACCGACTTCGCGGTCTCCATGATCGCGACCTTCTCGTTGCGCTCCAGCGAGGTGTTCTCGCCGACCGACCCGCAGACGATCAGGCCGGAGACGCCGTCGCGGATCAACCCGTCCATGACCTTGGCGGTCGCATCGATGTTGAGCGACAGGTCGTCGTTGAATTGGGTGGTGACGGCCGGGAAGACGCCTTCCCAGGAGATGCGTGGGCTCATTGTTTGGCTCCGATTGGAATTGTGCCGGCGGATCGTTCGATTCGCCGGGCATTGACGTGAAGGGAATCGATGGGGGTCAGAGCGTCGCGCCAACCTTGCGCAGCTCGGCGAGAACAGGAGCCTTCGGCAGCCAGATCTTGTCGAACTCGGCGATGACGGCCTCGGTGTCCTTGGCATCGACCTGGCGGATCGGGATCGGCGCTTTCTTGAAGTTCTCGATCAGCGCGGGCTCGTTGCCGGCAAGCTCGTCGATCTGCGCGTCCAGGGTCGACTTGATCGACTTGGTGATCAGCTCGCGGTCGGCTGCGGGGAGCGACTGCCAGACGCGGCCGGAGACGACCGCCGCCATCGGCATGAAGACGGCGTTCATCTGCAGGATCACCTTCGACACCTTGTCGAAGCGCTGGTTCCAGGAGAATTCGAGATCGGCCTCGAGGCCGTCGACCTGGCCGTTGGCCATGGCGTCGAACACCTGCGGCGTCGGGATCGGCGTCGGCGCCGCGCCGAGCGAGGAATAGAAGTCGCGATAGACCGGTGTTGGGTTGATGCGGAGCTTCATGCCCTTGATGTCGGCGAGCGTGTTCAGGTCCTTGGAGGAGAACACCGCGCGCATGCCGGTGATGCCCCAGCCGAGCCCGATGGTGCCGGTCTCCTGCGGCAGCACGTCGAACAGCTTCACCGCCGCCGGATGCCGCACGAATTTCGCCACCGCCGGCGTCGAGCGGACGATGTAGGGCGCGTTGATCGCGGCGATGTGCGGCACGCGCGAGCCGAGCTCGGCGGCCTGGATGAAGCCCATGTCGAGCGCGCCGGACTGCAATTGCTGCATCATCGCGGGCTCGTTGCCGAGCTGGCCGGAGTGGAACACCGTCAATGTCAGGCGGCCGTTGGTGGCAGCCTTGAGCTCATCGCCGAATTTGAGCGCGGCCTTGTTCCAGGAATGGCCGTTCGGCGTGATCAGGCCGAGGCGGAATTCCTTGGCCTGGGCGAGCGCCAGCGATGGTGCGAACACCGAGGCGGCGGCACTGGCGGCGAGAAAGCGGCGGCGAGACAGCGGCATGGTCGGGCTCCTTTCGGATGGGTCTATTTGACGAGGATCAGCGAGAGCGAGGGATAGAGCGAGAGCAGAACAAGGAGGACGCAGGAGATGACGAAGAAGGGCAGCGTCACCATGAACATCTTGCCGGGCTTGGCACCGGTGACCGCGGCCGCAACGAAGAAGCAGAGCCCGACCGGCGGCGACAGCAGGCCGAGCACGAGGTTGATCACCACCACGACGCCGAACTGCCGGGGATCGATGTGATAGACCTCGGTCGCGACCGGCAACAGGATCGGCACCGTCATGATCAGGCCGGGAATGCCGTCGATCACTGTGCCGATCACCAGCAGGATGACGTTGCAGATCAGCATGAAGCTGACCGGGTCCTTGGCAACGGTCTGGATCCAGGCGGCAGTCTCCTGCGGCACCTTGCCGAAGATCAGCACCCAGGAGAACACGGCCGCGGCCGCGACCAGGAACAGCACGATCGCCGAATAGATGGCGCTGCGCAGCATCATCTGCGGCAGCTGGGAGAACTCGAACTCCCTGGTCCAGAATTTTCCGACCAGTGCGGCGGCGACGGCGCCGACGGCCGCGGATTCGGTCGCGTTGGCGAGGCCGCCGAGGATGCTGCCGACGATGACGATCGGAATCAGCAGCGTCGGAGACGTCCGCAGGATCGTCATGATGCGCTGGCGCGGCGTCTGATGGTCCGCGCGCGGATAGTTGTAGACGTATCCCATCAGCGCGATGACGAGGCAGAACATCACCGTCAGGATCACGCCCGGTACGATGCCGGCAATCAGCATGTCGCTGACCGAGACCTGCGCCAGCACGCTGTAGACCACGAACATCACCGAGGGCGGGATGATCGGGCCGAGCATGCCGCCATAGGCGGTGAGGCCGGCCGCGAAGGTCTTGTCGTAACCCTTCTTCTCCATCTCCGGCACCATGATCTGGGCCATGATCGCGACCTGCGCCGTCGCCGAGCCCAGGATCGAGGAGATGAACATGTTGGCGAGGATGTTGACGTAGGCGAGCCCGCCCTTGAGCGAGCCGACGAAGGCCATTGCCATATCGACGATGCGCCGAGTGATGCCGCCGCCGTTCATGATCTCGCCGATCAGGATGAACAGCGGGATGGCGATCAGGCCGTAACTGTCGACACCGCCGAACAGCTGGAGCGGATAGGACTGGAACAGAACCGGATTGCCGGATGCTGCGATATAGACGAGGCCCGCGAGGCACAGGCAGAGGCCGATCGGCACACCGACCAGCATGAACGCCATGAAGGCCGCCGACGTGATCATCAGTTGACCCCGTCCAGCTCGGACAGCTGAAAGCCTTTCGGTGCGGTGCGCGCGACCAGCTCGAGATCTTCCAGCAGATTGGCGAGGCCGTGAACGGTCATCGATACCGCGAAGATCGGCAGCGTCAGGTAAAGCACCCAGGTCGGCCAGTTCAGCGTCTGGGTGCGCTCGGTGTAGAGGAAGTTGAAGGTCTCGGCCGCGAGCTTGCGGCCGTCAAACCCGGCGCGGGCGAGCCCGACGGGGTCCATCCAGAGCACGCAGGTCACGATCAGGGCGACGCCGAACACGACGACGAGGCCGGTCGAGATCACCTTGGCGAGCCTTTGATGCTGGGGTGAAAGCCGTTCCGTCAGCATGGTCACCGCGAAATCGAGCCGCAGTCGCGTCATCGCGGACGCCCCGATGAAGGTCAACCACACCACGCAATAGACCGCGGATTCATCGATCCAGTAGATCGGGAAGTGCGAGTAGCGGGTGACGACATTCACCAGGATCAAGCCCGTGAGCAGGTACATCAGCCCCATCAGCGCGAGGCGCTCGACCGCGAGCAGGATGCTCGAGGCCCCGATGACCATCCGTCGGAGGCCGAAGGCGCGCGTCGCCGGCATCGTCTGCTCGATCATGAAGAAGGCCCCATTGCCCGCAAGATTTGTCGTGCGATTGCCAAATGTATAATTTATACATTTGGGGTGTCAAATGGAGATTGCGGCTCCCGTCGCGGCGTGCACGCGCTTTTGCCGGGACGTGATGGGCCCACCATGCAAGACAGGGACCGCTTCGGCTGGATGAGTCGGGGAAAGAAGACGGAAGGTTAGATGAAAGCGCCTCTGAAGCATCGCACCTTGTCGGCCGCGATCGTCGACCAGCTCCGGCAGGCGATCCTCGACGGCACCTATCCGGCTGGATCGCAACTGCGCCAGGATGCGCTCGGCGAAGCCTATGGCGTCAGCCGCATTCCCGTGCGCGAAGCGCTGTTTCAGCTGGAGGCGGAAGGTCTGGTGCGGATCGTTCCGCAGAAGGGCGCCATCGTCTCGGAGCTGTCGCTGGACGAGATCAACGACGTGTTCGACCTGCGCCGCATCCTGGAGCCGCGATTGCTGGCGCAATCGGCGCCGCGATTCACGGCAGGGGATTTCGAGGGGCTCGACGACATCCACAAGAGCTTCGAGAAGGCGATCAAGGCGAGAAACGTCAGCGAGTGGGGCCAGCTCAACGCCGACTTCCACATGGCGCTCTACGTCCACGCCCCGCAGCCGCGCACCCGCACGATCGTGCTGTCGCTGCTCCAGACCAGCGACCGCTATACGCGCCTCCAGCTCTCCAATACCAAGGCGATGGGCACTGCCGAGAAGGAGCACGCTCAGCTGATCGCGCTCTGCCGCGCGGAGAAGGTCGAGGAAGCCTGCCGCTTCCTGGAGCGGCACATCGAAGCCGTGCGCAAGGATCTACTGCAGGTCGTGGCGAGCGCGCCGAAGGGGCGGCGAAGGGAGGTTTCGTAGGTGGGTTAGCCGAAGGCGTAACCCACCGCTGTTCGTTTCCGCAGCGGCAGAAGAGGTGGATTACGCCTTCAGCTAATCCACCCTACGGCGCCGGTGACCACTATCTGCTCCCGTCCGGCCCCATCACCAGATCCGGAAGCCAGGTCGAGATCCCCGGCACGAAGCACAGCAGCAGCACCGCCAGCATCATCAGGAGCACGAAGGGCAGGGTGCCCCAGATCACCTCGCGCAAGGGGATGTCCGGCGCGACGTTGCGGATGACGAAGATGTTGAGGCCGACCGGCGGGTGGATCAGCCCCATCTCCATCACGATGGTCATGACCACGCCGAACCAGATGATGTCGAAATTGGCGGCGCGGAGCGGCGGCAGGATGATCGGCGCGGTCATCAGGATGATCGAGACCGGGGGCAGGAAGAAGCCGAGCACGACGACCATGACGAGGATCGCAAACAGCAGCTCCCAGCGCGGCAGGTGCATCGCGACGATGGCTTCGGCCACCGATTGCGAGATGTGCAGATAGCTCATCACGTAGGAATAGAGCAGCGACATGCCGATGATCATCATCAGCATGGTCGATTCCCGGATCGTCGACTTCATGATGGGAGCGAGGTCGCTCGGCCGCCACACGCTGTAGATCGCGGCGATCAGCGCCAGCGCCAGCAGGCCGCCGAGGCCGGCGGTTTCCGACGGCGTGGCGTAGCCGCCATAGAGCGCGATCATGACGCCGGTGAGCAGCAGCACGAACGGGATCACGCGCGGCAGCACGCTGAAGCGTTCGGCGAGCGTGTACTCGTCACGATGCAGGATCGGCGCCTCCGGTCCGCCGTTCTTGTAGGCCAGTTCGGCGGCAGCATATTCCTGACGGAAGCGGATCACGGCATAGGCGCCGAACAGGAAGACAAGCAGAAGGCCGGGCCCGATGCCGGCGAGGAACAGCCGCCCGAGCGACTTTTCGGCGGCGACCGCGAACAGGATCATGGTGATCGAGGGCGGCAGCAGGATGCCGAGCGTACCGCCGGCGGCGATGATGCCGGCGGCAAAGCCGCCGGAATAGCCGCGCTTGCGCATCTCGGGGATGCCGGCCGAGCCGATTGCCGAGCAGGTCGCGGGCGAAGACCCCGCCATCGCCGCGAACAGCGCGCAGGCGAACACGTTGGCAACGCCGAGGCCGCCGGGCACGCGATGCAGCCAGGCATGCAGCGCCGAATAGAGATCCTGTCCCGCGCGCGACTTGCCGATCGCAGCGCCCTTCAAGATGAACAGCGGGATCGACAACAGCGTGATCGAGGCCATTTCCTCGTAGACGTTCTGCGTCACCGTATCGAGCGACGCGGCGGGCATGTAGATGGCCATGAAGGCGACCGCGACCGCGCCGAGTGCGAACGCGATGGGCATGCCCGAAAACATCACGAGCAGCGTCACGATCCCGTAGGCGACGCCGATACCGAGAACGCTCATGGCCGCTTGGCTCCGGCGAAAGGCAGCGCAAGCTGCACGAGGATCTGGATGCAGAGCAGGCTCATCCCGAGCGCCATCAGGGTGTAGGGAATGGCGAGAGGCGGCGACCACATCGAGTTGGAGACCTGGCCGTCGACATAGGCTTCGTGCGCCAGCGTCCAGGATTTCCAGGTGAAGAAGGCGCAGAACAGGAACGTGGCGGCATCGACCAGCCAGAGCCGGACCCTGTTTGCGAGCGGCGAGAGCAGGCCGACGAACGCCTCGATGCCGATGTGCCCGCGATGCTGCTGCACATAGGCCGCCGTCATGAAGGTCGCGCCGACCAGCAGGAACACGGCGGCCTCGTCCTGCCAGTAGTTCGCGGCCTTGTACAGTGCGCGGCTGAGCACGCTGTAACTCAGGATCGCACAGGCCGCGACCAGTGCGATCGCGGCGAACACGACGATGATGCTGTTGAGGATGGCGAGACCGCGATCGATCGCCGCCGCAAGGCCGGTCCCTGCGGCAGTGTTCGGCTGGTCATCACGATCCGGAAGCGGACCGTGACTCATGCCGCGACGTCGTTGGCGAGCTTGAGCAGGTTCGCAGCGGTCGCGGTCTTGGCGGCGTAGTCCTTCCAGGCCGTGTCGCGGGCGATGTCGCGCCACTTGCCGACGGTCGCCGCGTCGAGCGCCGAGACCTTGGCGCCGGCCTTCTCGTAGACCTTGGCGACCTCGACGTCGTCATCCTGCGCGCCCTTGCGGCCGAAGGCTTCGAGCTCGGTGCCGACCGCGAGCAGGATGTCCTGATGGTTCTTCGGCAGCTTGTCGAAGATCGCCTTCGACATCATCAGCGGCTCGAGCATGAACCAATAGGAGGCGCCGGCCCCTGATGTCAGCGACTTCGCGACCTCTTCGAGGCGGAACGAGATCAGGCTGGTCGAGGAGGTGATGCCGGCATCGCAGGCGCCGGTCTGCATCGCGGCGTAGATTTCGTTCGAGGGCACCGACAGCACCGAAGCACCGGCGGTCTGGAGCACCATGTCCATCTCGCGCGAGCCGCCGCGCACCTTCAGGCCCTTGGCGTCCTCAGGCGCGACGATCGGCTTGGAGCGGCTGGCGACGCCGCCGGCCTGCCAGACCCAGGTGAGCAGGATGATGCCCTTGTCGGCGAGGAAGTCGGTCAGAGCCTTGCCGACCGGCTCTTTCTTCCAGCGCAGGCCCTGGTCGTAGGTGGTCACGAGACCCGGCATCAGGCCGATATTGGTCTCCGGCACTTCGCCGCCGGCATAGGGCATCGGATAGAGGCTGATGTCCAGCGCGCCCTTGCGCATCGCGGAGAACTGCGCGTTGGTCTTGATCAGAGAGGAGTTCGGATAGATCTCGGCGGCGATGTCGCCATTGCTGCGCTTTGCAATCTCTGCAGCGAACATGCGGCAGAGCCGGTCGCGGAAGTCGCCCTTGTCGATGGTGCCGCCCGGGAATTGGTGCGAGATCTTCAGCGTGGTGGCGGCCTGCGCCGTACCGGTGCCGACGCGGAGAATGGCGGGCGCGGCGACGGCGGTCGCGAGGAGGTGGCGGCGCGTGAGCATGGTGTGGTCCCCTTGGGCGTTTCTCGGAGTGTTCTTGGCGGAGTTGATTTGGGCTGGGTTCTTCGAGACCGCGTGGCCGGTCCAAGCCGGTCTCCATCCGATGATCTCTCATCTGATAGTTCGAGACAGAGTGCCGCGGCAAGTGCCGGTTGTGCTGCGCTGCACACTTTCGATCAGCGCAAGGCTGTGTCGAGCGAAAAACGGCAGCGGGTCGCATAAATTTGTCGAGAGGCACGTAACAACGCCGCGCGACCATTCGTCGAGACAGGATAGCGGCATCCGTCGCTGACAAACACTATCTCGAAGGGAAGACTGCTCATGACCATTCGCACCCGCATCGTGCTCGGCGTTTCGGCTGCCGCTCTGTCGCTTGGCCTCGCGCTGTCGTCGGCCGCTTTTGCTCAGGACAAGATGGGCAAGGACGACGGCATGATGAAGAAGGACACGATGTCCAAGGACGCCATGAAGAAGGATACCATGTCCAAGGACGACGGCATGAAAAAGGATCACATGTCGAAGGACGGGATGAAGAAAGACGACGGGATGATGAAGAAGAACTGATTCCGTCCGCGTTGCGCCGTGCCGGCTCCGACCGGGCGCGCGATCTCGAATTCCGGGCGCGGTCGCCAATGGACCGCCCCGGAATGGCACTTCAGTTCAATTTCAATTGAACGTAAATTTCGAGCGTTACTTGCGCTTGGCCTTGCGGGCCGCATAACGGGCGTCGCGCTTGGCCTTTTGCTCGGCTTCGAGCGCAGCGCGCTGAGCTTCAGCTTCCTCGGCCTCGCGCGTAATCCGCGCAGCCTCGGCGGCCTTGGCTTCTTCCTCAAGGCGCTTCTGCTCGGCTTTTTCGGCGTCGCGCGCAGCCTTCGCCTCGGCGCGCTTGGCCGCGAGGGCCTCGCGTTCGGCGCGCTTCGCCGCCACCGCGGGATCATCGGGACCCGGTTGCGATTTGAACTTGTTCAAAAGATTTTTGCGGGCGTCCTGTGCCGCCTTTTGCCGGTCTGCAAAGCCGGGTTCCCTGAATCCACTCATCGACGAGCCTTGTCTTCCTCGCTTTCGGTCCTACATCACTGGCAGTTGGTACGTCGGCTGGGCATAGCAGGCGCCACGCGACGTAGAAGCGTGTACATCGGCGCGCGTCGCGAAGCCACCCATAATCGCAGCCGATCAGGTCAACGAAAAATCGCCCCCCGACGATCTCTCGTAGCCCGAAAAAACTGCCGAATTGTGATTTCCCTCATAAGGTCGGCAGAATTGCCGGTAAGCTATTGGTTTTCTTCGCTTTGACGTTTGGCTGTGTCAGCCGGCGTGTCAAAAAGTAGATCGGTCACCTTCTTGTCTTCCCGCGCGTGACCGTAGGTCGCGAA
This genomic stretch from Bradyrhizobium daqingense harbors:
- a CDS encoding acetyl/propionyl/methylcrotonyl-CoA carboxylase subunit alpha; this translates as MDRSKLYRRFRTLLIANRGEIACRVIRTARAMGLRTVAVYSEADRDAMHVALADEAVLLGPARARDSYLNIERLIEAARKTGAEAVHPGYGFLSENAEFAQACLDAGLVFVGPTAEMMNAMGSKSGSKALMEKAGVPLVPGYHGEAQDEATLSKAADKIGFPILVKASAGGGGRGMRIVRSADELGPAIVSAKREAKAAFGDDRMLIEKYVDNPRHIEVQVIGDSHGNLLSLFERECTLQRRHQKVIEEAPSPTLNAAQRETVCAAARKAAGAVNYVGAGTIEFVSDGKDVFFIEMNTRLQVEHPVTELITGIDLVEWQLRVAFGEALPLKQDEIKLNGHAVEARVYAENPTKNFMPSVGRISTWRLPAETGGLRIDAGYREGDTVSPYYDAMLAKMIAWAPTRDVAIDRLNRGLEVSDVRGIVTNIPFLSALMTHPKVRTNAIDTGFIERELAVLTSASPAPGELELCAAVAAIVNAEQQAAHAQANSPWQTFGWQPVGRRQRNFAFRVGHGPEQKISLNYGSGPSTLVIGERELAFAIATKEGGFDLTLDGVKSSVAAVIDGHELYLRTRNGRFDLHWVDPFGGESEEQTGEDKIAAPLPGTVVAVLAEEGAKLEKGAPILTLEVMKMEQTLRAPYAGVLKSVKCKVGDIVQEGIELAVVEPSGE
- a CDS encoding hydroxymethylglutaryl-CoA lyase, with the protein product MSDSVRIIEMGPRDGLQNEKTPVSVEARIAFIEALVGAGLDTVEVGAFVSPKAIPQMASSDAVLRGVAHVTNAEFHVLVPNEKGYDAARAAGAKVVSVFAAASEGFSRANINCTVAESIERFRPVLARAKADGVPVRGYISCVLGCPFDGAIKPKAVADLASTLFGLGCYEISLGDTVGVGTPAKAKEMLRAVSANIPAAKLAMHFHDTYGQALANLYAGMEEGVRVIDAAAGGLGGCPYAPGATGNVATEDVVYMLEGMGIRTGVDMDRLLAATNEMSRVLGKPPVSRVASALNAKKKRAAS
- a CDS encoding dihydrodipicolinate synthase family protein codes for the protein MSPRISWEGVFPAVTTQFNDDLSLNIDATAKVMDGLIRDGVSGLIVCGSVGENTSLERNEKVAIMETAKSVANGRVPVLCGIAEFTTAFAVETAKEAARVGIDGVMVMPALVYSSKPHETAAHFRAVASATDLPVMLYNNPPIYKNDVTPDILASLADVETVVCFKDSSGDTRRFIDTRNMVGDRFVLFAGLDDVIVESVAMGAVGWVSGMSNAFPREGETLFRLAKAGRFAEAMPLYEWFMPLLHLDARPDLVQCIKLCEHIMGRGTALTRPPRLALLPQEKAEVEAMMAKALKNRPRLPDVGLRAA
- a CDS encoding TRAP transporter substrate-binding protein codes for the protein MPLSRRRFLAASAAASVFAPSLALAQAKEFRLGLITPNGHSWNKAALKFGDELKAATNGRLTLTVFHSGQLGNEPAMMQQLQSGALDMGFIQAAELGSRVPHIAAINAPYIVRSTPAVAKFVRHPAAVKLFDVLPQETGTIGLGWGITGMRAVFSSKDLNTLADIKGMKLRINPTPVYRDFYSSLGAAPTPIPTPQVFDAMANGQVDGLEADLEFSWNQRFDKVSKVILQMNAVFMPMAAVVSGRVWQSLPAADRELITKSIKSTLDAQIDELAGNEPALIENFKKAPIPIRQVDAKDTEAVIAEFDKIWLPKAPVLAELRKVGATL
- a CDS encoding TRAP transporter large permease, whose translation is MITSAAFMAFMLVGVPIGLCLCLAGLVYIAASGNPVLFQSYPLQLFGGVDSYGLIAIPLFILIGEIMNGGGITRRIVDMAMAFVGSLKGGLAYVNILANMFISSILGSATAQVAIMAQIMVPEMEKKGYDKTFAAGLTAYGGMLGPIIPPSVMFVVYSVLAQVSVSDMLIAGIVPGVILTVMFCLVIALMGYVYNYPRADHQTPRQRIMTILRTSPTLLIPIVIVGSILGGLANATESAAVGAVAAALVGKFWTREFEFSQLPQMMLRSAIYSAIVLFLVAAAAVFSWVLIFGKVPQETAAWIQTVAKDPVSFMLICNVILLVIGTVIDGIPGLIMTVPILLPVATEVYHIDPRQFGVVVVINLVLGLLSPPVGLCFFVAAAVTGAKPGKMFMVTLPFFVISCVLLVLLSLYPSLSLILVK
- a CDS encoding TRAP transporter small permease — encoded protein: MPATRAFGLRRMVIGASSILLAVERLALMGLMYLLTGLILVNVVTRYSHFPIYWIDESAVYCVVWLTFIGASAMTRLRLDFAVTMLTERLSPQHQRLAKVISTGLVVVFGVALIVTCVLWMDPVGLARAGFDGRKLAAETFNFLYTERTQTLNWPTWVLYLTLPIFAVSMTVHGLANLLEDLELVARTAPKGFQLSELDGVN
- a CDS encoding GntR family transcriptional regulator, which produces MKAPLKHRTLSAAIVDQLRQAILDGTYPAGSQLRQDALGEAYGVSRIPVREALFQLEAEGLVRIVPQKGAIVSELSLDEINDVFDLRRILEPRLLAQSAPRFTAGDFEGLDDIHKSFEKAIKARNVSEWGQLNADFHMALYVHAPQPRTRTIVLSLLQTSDRYTRLQLSNTKAMGTAEKEHAQLIALCRAEKVEEACRFLERHIEAVRKDLLQVVASAPKGRRREVS